From the genome of Lentimonas sp. CC4, one region includes:
- a CDS encoding arylsulfatase, whose product MKRYLIPTLAACLGLIAHAVERPNIVYILADDLGYGDVQCLNPERGKIPTPHMDQVAAQGMTFTDAHTSSSVCTPTRYSILTGRYNWRTTRQASVLNGYGPPMIAIDRMTVPSLLKENGYTTAMIGKWHLGLGIATIDGKKANAKGGLKQKKGKGAFPPEELSNIDWKGTIEGGPVDLGFDSWYGISASLDFPPYVWIRDRNWIAEGTHAKAFHRDGPASGDFEAVDVLDKLTAEAVTFITEYDSTKPFFIYMPLPSPHTPIVPTSKWQGKSGLGKYGDFVMQTDDVVGQVVKALDAKGLSENTILIMTSDNGCSPRADFKNLESQGHFASAQYRGAKADIWEGGHRVPFFVKWPKVIQPGSVSNELTCQIDLMGTCAELLGAEIPKNAGEDSESILPLFTGKPTDFTRKGIINHSISGHFAYREAKYKLILGYGSGGWTAPNEAAAKKQGAPEAQLYDLSVDPGEQNNIYKSHPELAEQMLAQLTDYVTGGSSVAGKDSQNDVDHIKLWKSSKRN is encoded by the coding sequence ATGAAGCGTTACCTGATCCCCACACTTGCAGCTTGCTTAGGGCTAATCGCTCACGCGGTCGAACGGCCGAACATTGTCTACATTCTTGCTGACGATCTGGGCTATGGCGATGTGCAGTGTTTGAATCCGGAGCGTGGGAAGATCCCTACGCCCCACATGGATCAAGTGGCGGCGCAGGGCATGACTTTCACAGATGCACATACCAGTTCGTCTGTCTGCACGCCGACGCGCTACAGCATCCTGACTGGGCGCTATAATTGGCGCACCACGCGTCAAGCGAGTGTGCTCAACGGCTATGGCCCGCCAATGATCGCAATCGACCGTATGACAGTGCCTAGCTTGCTGAAGGAAAACGGCTATACCACTGCCATGATTGGCAAGTGGCATTTGGGGCTCGGTATCGCCACGATCGACGGCAAAAAAGCCAATGCCAAAGGCGGCCTGAAGCAGAAGAAGGGGAAGGGTGCTTTTCCTCCTGAAGAATTATCCAACATCGATTGGAAGGGCACGATTGAAGGTGGCCCGGTGGACCTCGGCTTTGACTCTTGGTATGGCATTTCAGCGTCGCTTGATTTCCCTCCCTATGTGTGGATTCGTGACCGAAACTGGATTGCCGAAGGCACACATGCCAAAGCCTTCCATCGAGATGGGCCTGCAAGTGGTGATTTTGAAGCGGTCGATGTGTTAGATAAGCTAACCGCAGAAGCCGTCACATTCATTACTGAGTATGACAGCACAAAGCCTTTCTTCATCTACATGCCGCTACCTTCTCCGCATACACCGATCGTTCCGACTTCAAAATGGCAGGGCAAAAGTGGACTCGGGAAATACGGCGATTTTGTCATGCAGACCGACGACGTCGTCGGTCAAGTCGTCAAGGCACTCGACGCCAAGGGACTCTCTGAAAATACCATTCTCATCATGACTAGTGACAATGGTTGCTCTCCGCGCGCTGATTTCAAGAACTTGGAGAGTCAGGGGCATTTCGCGAGCGCCCAATACCGTGGTGCGAAGGCAGATATTTGGGAGGGAGGCCACCGTGTGCCATTCTTTGTCAAATGGCCTAAGGTCATTCAGCCTGGCAGCGTCTCGAATGAGCTTACCTGCCAAATCGATTTAATGGGGACTTGCGCTGAACTCCTTGGTGCGGAGATTCCTAAGAATGCGGGTGAAGATAGTGAGAGCATTCTGCCGCTCTTTACTGGTAAGCCTACGGACTTTACTCGAAAAGGAATTATTAATCACAGTATTTCTGGGCATTTCGCATATCGTGAGGCGAAGTATAAGCTCATTCTTGGTTATGGCTCTGGAGGGTGGACCGCTCCGAACGAAGCCGCTGCGAAGAAACAAGGGGCACCGGAGGCTCAGCTCTACGACCTCTCGGTTGACCCAGGTGAACAAAACAATATCTACAAATCACATCCTGAACTGGCTGAACAGATGCTCGCTCAATTGACTGACTACGTCACCGGCGGCTCCAGTGTCGCAGGTAAGGATTCCCAAAACGATGTGGATCACATCAAGCTCTGGAAAAGCTCGAAGAGGAACTAA
- a CDS encoding glycoside hydrolase family 97 protein: MKKQTGILLSSLLLALSNLSAAPIVVDSPDGQLSASLDVRDGALFYSVSKADAPVVGESTLAIIKNAKMTLVSQSSSESDTTWEPTWGQFSTIRDHHNQLTLELMAGDMPVTLLCRAFDTGVGFRFVLPEASQGMPLAFDTTYRLIGDGGEYYYPKGESGVMGPLQSDALQAVRVPLVLDRKDGLAVAVLESDIYSAVGFTAARMQYNQQQQLLVSTNKAKATGAGQLTPWSVILVGETIGDLTVNTVALNLAAPCKLADTSWIKPGKGLWDWRVHGYQAGDFTYGINTASCMRFIDFCSEQGIEYFTLDDHWFKSAKDGKIVVSPEVDIEKVMTYAKEKGVMVKLYYDRKKGNFGDEMLFSHYSALGASGMKYGFMGGRADFTRSAIEAAADHKMVINFHDGPVPMAGVERTMPNLITREYCHAQQDSRRAFTPETFLKMTMVNALVGPLDMANGNFGINSINAGERQKGPRKKNTYISTVTSEVARCLVVYTGLITLPDAPEEYLKKPDLFEYLKVMPSTWDESLVLNSKIPEYITVARRSGDTWFVGSVNDQTARTLDVSLDFLEAGKRYEATLYKDAPDSHGVTNPEVYEITKQTVKRGDVIAANMAVGGGHAMILKPIQ; encoded by the coding sequence ATGAAAAAACAAACAGGTATTTTGTTGAGCAGCCTTCTATTGGCTCTTTCGAATTTGAGCGCCGCGCCTATCGTGGTAGACTCCCCAGACGGTCAATTGTCAGCTTCCTTAGATGTTCGGGATGGGGCACTGTTTTACTCCGTCTCGAAAGCGGATGCGCCAGTGGTTGGTGAATCGACCTTAGCGATTATAAAGAACGCTAAGATGACGCTCGTCAGTCAATCATCGAGCGAGAGCGACACCACTTGGGAGCCGACCTGGGGGCAGTTCAGCACGATTCGTGACCACCACAATCAACTGACGCTTGAACTAATGGCCGGCGATATGCCTGTCACTTTGCTGTGCCGCGCCTTCGATACGGGTGTCGGCTTTCGCTTCGTCCTGCCCGAAGCATCACAGGGGATGCCGCTGGCTTTTGATACGACCTATCGTCTGATTGGAGACGGGGGCGAATATTATTATCCGAAAGGAGAATCGGGCGTCATGGGGCCGTTACAGAGCGATGCGCTCCAGGCGGTCAGAGTGCCGCTGGTTCTAGATCGCAAGGATGGCCTAGCAGTTGCAGTGCTCGAATCCGACATCTATTCAGCGGTTGGATTTACGGCAGCGAGGATGCAGTATAATCAGCAGCAACAATTGCTAGTTTCTACGAATAAGGCTAAAGCGACTGGAGCGGGGCAACTGACTCCTTGGAGTGTGATCTTAGTGGGTGAGACCATCGGTGACCTCACAGTGAATACCGTGGCCTTGAATCTAGCAGCTCCTTGTAAATTGGCGGACACCAGTTGGATCAAGCCAGGCAAGGGTCTTTGGGACTGGCGTGTGCACGGGTATCAAGCCGGTGATTTCACCTATGGAATTAATACCGCCAGCTGCATGCGTTTTATCGATTTCTGCTCTGAGCAGGGAATTGAATATTTCACACTCGATGACCACTGGTTCAAGAGTGCAAAAGACGGCAAAATCGTGGTCTCACCGGAGGTTGATATTGAAAAAGTGATGACCTATGCGAAAGAGAAGGGCGTCATGGTCAAGCTCTACTACGACCGTAAAAAAGGGAATTTCGGAGATGAGATGCTCTTCAGCCACTATTCGGCATTGGGTGCCTCAGGCATGAAATATGGATTTATGGGCGGCAGGGCGGATTTCACCCGAAGTGCGATCGAAGCGGCAGCGGATCACAAGATGGTGATTAATTTCCACGACGGCCCAGTGCCTATGGCTGGCGTCGAACGGACGATGCCTAACTTAATTACACGTGAATACTGCCACGCGCAGCAGGACAGTCGTCGTGCCTTCACGCCCGAAACGTTCCTCAAGATGACGATGGTCAATGCGTTGGTAGGACCACTCGACATGGCCAATGGTAACTTCGGCATCAACAGCATCAATGCCGGCGAGCGCCAAAAGGGACCGAGAAAAAAGAATACCTATATTTCAACTGTGACGAGTGAGGTGGCGCGCTGCCTGGTGGTCTACACTGGACTCATCACACTGCCTGACGCACCGGAGGAGTATCTGAAGAAGCCTGACTTGTTCGAATATCTGAAGGTGATGCCTTCGACATGGGATGAGTCTCTGGTCTTGAATTCGAAGATTCCAGAATACATTACCGTCGCCCGTCGTAGTGGTGATACATGGTTTGTTGGCTCAGTGAATGATCAAACTGCGCGGACGCTGGACGTGTCGCTTGACTTCCTCGAAGCGGGCAAGCGCTACGAGGCGACGCTCTACAAAGATGCGCCCGATTCGCATGGCGTGACGAATCCAGAGGTCTACGAAATCACAAAGCAAACTGTGAAACGGGGCGATGTGATCGCTGCCAATATGGCAGTCGGCGGCGGCCATGCCATGATCCTGAAACCAATTCAATAA
- a CDS encoding sulfatase-like hydrolase/transferase: MNFHVGDDANNQAEHVLTSGEMAGLASYATDQWNNIDIGDGGLNDSAQIFAATNLSDASGNVSVATLSTSADSTWFTGYAAGAAASEVELGLAGNDDDLFNSYLALNGPSGDGEPDDDAILNVTGLGTDYTSGGYTVIVYSDSDKTSSNSTRTSTFTLTPMGESSIALSTEDNATFSGSYDADGGDGYSNYVVFENLSAASFSLELTSPGGGGRAALSGFQIIPEPTISTLDIVSFTTDDESIVVGESTTLSWQTVSATSLTLNPGSLDVTGTTSRVVSPLATTEYTLIASDGAGIVDASIEVAVGEPVPEVISFTADSPFLLLGESVVLSWETAYATTLTLDPGGIDVTGTTSLELTPTVETTYTLTASDGALNDDASTTIKFMPAVPNILIFLVDDMGITDTSVPFVYDEGVAQYYNFNYYNHTPNMETLASQGMKFTQAYATPVCSSTRVSLMSGFNTTRHGVISQVPPSGTEPATISPVTSLLDPPNNWKRTGLLESDKESMMPWILREAGYRTIHAGKAHFSSTNGFAKYPTAIGFDVNLGGTQAGSSNYTNYGGLPNMSSYAAAGDFLTAALTTAMNSEIGNSLEAGLPFFAYMSHYGVHSPFTNDPNATADYTKIVLPDESEVSVSNSNQRKFGSMLEGMDQSLGSILEQLDALGVAEETLVIFMGDNGSDAPQATYNDFAGSPFSDFPLRGKKGSSWEGGIRVPMIVAWAKVDPTNPVQAAFPIPQGTVEDDLVVVWDILPTVLNITEVEAPHVFDGYDLTPYLLGHAGTHRPQEMLMYLPIDHRNDYFSIYRDEEWKLIYFFATDSYTLYNLDTDPTESNDVAGDHSDRVMAMARSMAQEFERTWGDQGQLWPTFDSDSSDDPFSMPNLPAVDLDMDGLGDNSEDANLNGLIDAGETDPDDWDTDGDRTDDYTERRLNLDPLDANSFFAARVVSTGTGNLDLAWPSAPGLSFDILSSDDLSTPFEDWTRLISGVESDDTLTETIQPLTIDPEKDKEFYSVELLP; the protein is encoded by the coding sequence GTGAATTTTCACGTTGGCGATGATGCGAATAATCAGGCCGAGCACGTCTTGACCTCGGGGGAGATGGCTGGGCTGGCCTCCTATGCGACGGATCAATGGAATAACATTGATATCGGTGATGGGGGCTTGAATGACTCCGCTCAGATTTTCGCGGCCACGAACTTATCAGACGCTTCCGGAAATGTCTCGGTGGCCACGCTATCGACCTCCGCGGACAGCACGTGGTTTACGGGCTATGCTGCGGGGGCTGCGGCATCTGAGGTAGAGCTAGGTTTAGCGGGAAATGACGATGATCTGTTTAACTCATATTTAGCGCTGAACGGGCCGAGTGGTGATGGCGAGCCAGACGATGACGCGATTTTAAATGTCACTGGTCTCGGGACTGACTACACCAGTGGTGGGTATACCGTGATTGTTTATTCAGATTCAGATAAAACCTCATCGAATAGCACGCGCACCAGCACTTTTACGCTGACGCCGATGGGGGAGAGCTCGATCGCTTTATCGACTGAAGATAATGCGACTTTCAGCGGGAGTTATGATGCGGACGGTGGCGACGGTTATTCGAATTATGTGGTCTTTGAAAACTTAAGTGCTGCAAGTTTTAGTCTGGAATTGACTTCGCCCGGAGGTGGCGGACGTGCGGCTCTCAGTGGCTTTCAAATTATTCCGGAGCCGACGATCTCAACCTTGGACATCGTATCGTTCACCACGGATGATGAGTCCATCGTTGTGGGTGAGTCCACGACGCTTTCATGGCAGACGGTTTCGGCCACGAGTCTCACTTTAAACCCAGGCAGCCTCGACGTGACGGGAACGACCTCGCGGGTCGTCTCGCCGCTGGCAACAACCGAATATACGCTCATCGCGAGTGATGGGGCAGGCATCGTGGATGCAAGTATCGAGGTTGCGGTGGGGGAACCCGTGCCCGAGGTTATCAGTTTCACCGCTGATAGCCCCTTCTTGCTATTGGGGGAGAGTGTTGTGCTTAGCTGGGAGACCGCGTATGCCACGACACTCACGTTGGATCCTGGGGGGATTGATGTGACGGGGACGACTTCCCTAGAACTCACTCCGACAGTTGAGACCACTTATACCTTGACGGCTAGTGATGGGGCGCTGAATGACGACGCGTCGACCACTATTAAGTTCATGCCTGCGGTGCCTAATATCCTGATTTTCTTGGTCGATGACATGGGCATCACCGATACTTCGGTGCCGTTCGTTTACGACGAAGGCGTAGCGCAGTATTATAATTTCAATTACTACAATCACACTCCCAACATGGAGACCTTGGCTTCTCAGGGGATGAAGTTTACGCAAGCCTACGCGACACCAGTTTGTAGTTCTACGCGCGTGTCGTTGATGTCTGGGTTTAATACGACGCGTCATGGTGTGATCTCGCAGGTGCCGCCGAGTGGCACTGAGCCGGCCACGATCAGCCCCGTGACGAGCTTGCTCGATCCGCCAAATAACTGGAAGCGCACCGGACTATTGGAAAGCGATAAGGAAAGTATGATGCCCTGGATTCTTCGAGAGGCAGGCTATCGAACGATCCATGCCGGCAAGGCGCACTTTAGCTCAACCAATGGTTTTGCAAAATATCCTACCGCCATTGGTTTTGATGTGAACCTAGGTGGCACTCAAGCAGGCAGCTCAAACTACACCAACTACGGAGGCCTGCCGAATATGAGCAGTTATGCCGCTGCGGGTGATTTTCTCACCGCTGCACTGACGACGGCGATGAATAGTGAAATCGGCAACTCACTGGAAGCGGGGCTGCCATTCTTTGCCTACATGTCGCACTATGGCGTGCATTCGCCGTTTACAAATGATCCAAATGCGACGGCTGATTACACGAAAATCGTGCTGCCTGATGAGTCTGAGGTCTCAGTCAGTAATTCAAATCAGCGTAAATTCGGATCCATGCTCGAAGGTATGGATCAATCGCTTGGTTCGATCCTGGAACAATTAGATGCGCTCGGCGTTGCTGAGGAAACATTGGTGATCTTCATGGGCGACAATGGCAGTGATGCGCCTCAGGCGACCTATAATGACTTCGCTGGTAGTCCGTTTAGTGATTTTCCTCTGCGCGGCAAGAAGGGCTCTTCGTGGGAAGGCGGCATCCGCGTGCCGATGATCGTGGCGTGGGCCAAGGTCGATCCGACGAATCCGGTGCAAGCTGCGTTCCCGATTCCTCAAGGGACTGTTGAGGACGACCTCGTCGTCGTTTGGGATATCTTGCCCACAGTGCTCAATATCACTGAAGTGGAAGCTCCACATGTATTTGATGGCTACGATTTGACGCCATACTTGCTAGGCCACGCTGGCACGCATCGCCCGCAAGAGATGCTGATGTATCTACCGATCGATCACCGGAACGATTATTTCAGTATCTATCGCGACGAGGAATGGAAGCTGATCTACTTCTTTGCCACGGATAGCTATACGCTCTACAATTTGGATACGGATCCGACGGAGTCGAACGATGTGGCGGGCGACCACTCGGATCGAGTGATGGCCATGGCACGCTCGATGGCACAGGAGTTTGAGCGCACTTGGGGTGACCAAGGGCAACTGTGGCCGACCTTTGATTCGGATAGCTCTGATGACCCTTTTTCGATGCCGAATCTGCCAGCTGTCGACCTTGATATGGACGGTCTTGGTGATAATAGCGAAGATGCCAATTTGAATGGTCTGATTGATGCGGGTGAAACCGATCCGGACGATTGGGACACGGATGGTGATCGGACCGATGACTACACCGAGAGGCGGTTGAACTTAGATCCTCTGGACGCCAATTCATTCTTTGCAGCTCGGGTCGTTTCGACGGGAACTGGGAATCTGGATCTGGCTTGGCCATCGGCTCCGGGGCTGTCCTTTGATATTCTCTCCAGCGATGACCTATCGACACCTTTTGAGGATTGGACTCGCTTGATTTCAGGAGTTGAGTCGGATGATACGCTTACCGAGACGATTCAGCCTTTAACCATTGATCCAGAAAAAGATAAGGAGTTTTACTCGGTTGAATTGTTACCGTAG
- a CDS encoding sulfatase-like hydrolase/transferase, with the protein MKKYFPFLVVLGLLANPVFGQIKVALHGAPETEADPDSIAGMSSQPSGSVVVTSIEVWNNFVGTPATTTASLVDVNGAATSATFTSTAGFVWASNGDGWESNTQDWVMMDGWVGLVGTESIIVADLPAEYAAGYTVILYGDSNRIRQMDYSINDGTVDHSSTIQDAGTFSGTFEDGVNTVVLEGLTGTGFTLTGNDSGGRSAVNGFEIIPAAVAINSISVNFHVGNDADNQAEHELASGEIAGLSAFATDQWNNINIGDGGMSTGAIFPSTALADASGNSNVATIAPSESSSRFGGYAASAAATANELGLSVDDDNLFNSYLGLGSDDTAVLNISGLGSAYTDDGYTLILYSDSDRRGSSSSARTSQFVITPEGGSAITVFVEDDDISDSSYNVFDGTYIESDGVNDGTEHSNYVVVPNLTAASFEIAISSPDGGRGAISGFQIIPGGIEVPILPEVNSFAIDDGYVATGEVATLSWSSTGATTLTLDPGGHDVTGVTSWAITPATTTTYTLTATNEDGHVSSDLEVVAGPARPNILLCLVDDWGVMDTSEPFSYDSYTDGAEPVRRAFNDFYQTPNMEQLADDGMKFTQAYALPVCSPTRTSLMTGFNGPRHAVTVHISLYGNYERPSGSNVSTHRSANGWRHRGMEVTDITLPKLLSAQGYRSIHAGKGHFGARGDATEDPREIGFDINLGGSGAGSPGNYVGNPDFSSNDNPVPYIEDYHGNGVWLTDALTEAMTDAIDDAVDDGVPFFAYMSYYAVHATFTTNPNATGDYSDAANTKHEKFATMVEGVDTSLGRLRTHLEAMDPSVAENTLIILLGDNGSDSPALNSGGQIASATFSDYPIRGKKANCYEGGYHVPLFVAWAKADPDNVFQQQLPITPNTVEHDIVSAPDITTTILSVAGVDHPYMDGVDLSPYLTSTPGTHRKQTLLRHQPNSQNSSFFTAYRRDDYKLIYFYYKNGGAEFELYDLAADRSEFYNLADTRPELVLELAREMAAALDNGWGEYGALWPTLAINPNTGESLASNDAGDDYRPLNDDPFLIDFTVNGYGEVDSDADGLVDALEDADGNGLVSTGETSADNADTDGDRTDDYSEIRLGLDPLDANSHFTVEAAALSSTSLRLAWPSQSGLTFNILRSDDLSSPLSQWEPWGDVVDAGAGDLTETIKDIAIDADKAFFSVELIPEAD; encoded by the coding sequence ATGAAAAAATACTTCCCCTTCTTAGTTGTTCTCGGCCTGCTGGCTAATCCTGTCTTCGGGCAAATCAAAGTGGCCCTCCATGGCGCTCCCGAGACGGAGGCCGATCCTGATTCGATCGCTGGCATGAGCTCGCAGCCCAGCGGAAGCGTTGTCGTGACTTCGATCGAGGTGTGGAATAATTTCGTCGGCACGCCAGCGACCACAACCGCTAGCTTAGTCGATGTGAATGGAGCTGCGACGAGCGCGACGTTTACCAGCACTGCCGGTTTTGTCTGGGCATCGAACGGTGACGGGTGGGAGTCAAACACGCAGGATTGGGTGATGATGGATGGATGGGTCGGACTGGTTGGGACTGAATCGATCATCGTTGCCGATTTGCCAGCGGAGTATGCTGCTGGCTATACGGTCATTCTTTATGGTGACTCGAATCGCATCCGGCAGATGGACTACAGCATTAACGACGGCACTGTGGATCATAGCTCGACGATACAAGACGCAGGCACGTTCAGTGGCACTTTTGAGGATGGCGTTAACACCGTCGTGCTTGAGGGCTTAACTGGCACGGGATTTACTTTAACCGGGAATGACAGTGGGGGGCGTTCTGCGGTGAATGGCTTCGAGATTATTCCAGCAGCAGTGGCCATCAATTCGATCAGCGTGAATTTTCATGTGGGCAATGATGCGGATAATCAGGCCGAGCATGAGTTGGCGTCCGGAGAGATCGCTGGGCTGTCTGCCTTTGCCACAGATCAGTGGAACAATATCAATATCGGAGATGGCGGCATGAGCACGGGCGCGATCTTCCCTTCGACGGCGTTGGCAGATGCTTCTGGTAACAGCAACGTCGCTACGATCGCACCATCCGAGAGTAGTTCTCGATTTGGCGGTTACGCAGCAAGCGCTGCCGCGACTGCCAATGAACTGGGCCTCTCAGTTGATGACGATAACCTATTCAATTCGTATCTCGGACTGGGAAGCGATGATACCGCCGTGCTGAACATCAGCGGGCTGGGCTCGGCCTATACGGATGACGGCTACACCTTAATACTCTACTCTGATTCTGACCGTAGGGGCTCCAGCAGCTCTGCTCGGACCAGTCAGTTTGTCATCACGCCAGAGGGTGGCTCGGCCATCACTGTATTCGTGGAAGATGATGACATCAGTGACAGCAGCTACAACGTCTTCGACGGCACTTATATCGAGAGCGACGGTGTTAATGATGGCACGGAGCACTCTAACTATGTCGTCGTTCCAAATTTGACAGCGGCGAGCTTTGAGATCGCTATCAGCTCTCCCGATGGAGGCCGTGGCGCGATCAGTGGGTTTCAAATCATTCCCGGTGGCATCGAAGTTCCGATTCTACCTGAAGTGAATAGTTTTGCGATCGATGATGGTTATGTCGCGACTGGTGAAGTCGCGACCTTGAGCTGGTCTAGCACCGGCGCCACCACTTTGACGCTGGACCCTGGTGGCCATGATGTCACTGGAGTGACCTCATGGGCGATTACACCCGCAACCACGACCACCTATACGCTGACTGCCACAAATGAAGATGGTCATGTGAGCTCTGATCTGGAAGTGGTCGCCGGCCCCGCCCGCCCCAATATTCTGCTGTGCTTGGTCGACGATTGGGGAGTGATGGATACCTCCGAGCCTTTCTCTTACGACAGCTATACCGATGGTGCCGAACCCGTGCGCCGCGCGTTCAACGATTTCTATCAGACTCCCAATATGGAGCAACTTGCGGACGACGGCATGAAGTTCACTCAGGCCTATGCGCTGCCTGTCTGTAGCCCGACACGCACCTCTTTGATGACTGGCTTCAACGGGCCACGTCATGCGGTGACGGTGCACATCAGCCTATACGGGAATTACGAAAGGCCGAGCGGTTCGAATGTGAGCACCCACCGCAGCGCGAACGGCTGGCGTCACCGTGGTATGGAAGTGACGGACATCACTTTACCCAAACTGCTGTCCGCACAAGGCTATCGATCGATTCACGCAGGGAAGGGGCACTTTGGAGCCCGTGGCGATGCGACTGAAGATCCACGTGAGATCGGATTTGATATTAACCTGGGCGGGAGTGGCGCAGGTTCCCCTGGCAATTACGTCGGCAATCCTGATTTCTCGAGTAACGATAACCCCGTGCCCTATATTGAGGACTACCACGGAAACGGGGTATGGTTAACCGACGCGCTGACAGAAGCCATGACGGATGCTATTGATGATGCCGTGGACGATGGCGTGCCGTTTTTCGCTTACATGTCTTATTACGCAGTGCATGCGACATTTACCACCAATCCGAACGCCACGGGGGACTATAGTGATGCTGCCAACACCAAACATGAGAAGTTCGCTACGATGGTGGAAGGTGTGGATACCTCACTGGGACGACTCAGAACGCACCTAGAAGCAATGGATCCTAGCGTGGCAGAGAATACACTGATCATCCTCCTTGGAGACAACGGCAGCGACTCCCCGGCCTTGAACAGTGGCGGGCAAATCGCGAGCGCGACTTTCAGCGACTACCCGATCCGCGGGAAGAAAGCGAACTGCTACGAAGGCGGCTACCACGTGCCACTCTTCGTGGCTTGGGCGAAGGCGGACCCGGATAACGTATTCCAGCAACAACTGCCGATTACTCCCAATACCGTGGAGCACGACATTGTTTCGGCGCCCGATATTACCACAACGATTCTCTCCGTAGCTGGCGTGGATCATCCTTACATGGATGGAGTCGACCTGAGCCCTTATCTGACTTCGACACCTGGAACGCACCGCAAGCAAACATTGCTTCGCCACCAACCGAACTCCCAGAACTCCAGCTTTTTCACCGCCTATCGTCGAGATGACTACAAGTTGATCTACTTCTATTACAAGAATGGAGGGGCCGAATTCGAACTCTACGACCTCGCCGCGGATCGGAGTGAATTCTACAACCTCGCCGACACGCGTCCGGAACTAGTTCTGGAACTGGCGCGTGAAATGGCGGCTGCCTTGGATAATGGATGGGGGGAATACGGTGCGCTCTGGCCAACTTTGGCAATCAACCCGAACACTGGAGAGTCGTTAGCAAGTAATGATGCTGGGGATGACTACCGACCTTTGAATGATGATCCCTTCCTGATCGATTTCACCGTGAATGGTTATGGCGAGGTCGACAGCGATGCAGATGGTCTAGTCGATGCGCTCGAAGATGCGGATGGTAACGGCTTGGTGAGCACGGGCGAAACGAGTGCGGATAATGCGGACACGGATGGTGATCGCACGGATGACTACTCTGAAATTCGTCTAGGCTTAGATCCTTTGGACGCGAATTCACACTTTACGGTGGAGGCTGCAGCGCTCAGTTCGACCAGTTTGAGGTTGGCATGGCCATCGCAGTCGGGGTTGACTTTTAACATCCTTAGGAGCGATGATTTATCGAGCCCGCTCTCGCAGTGGGAACCGTGGGGCGATGTGGTTGACGCCGGTGCGGGGGATCTGACAGAGACGATTAAGGATATTGCGATCGATGCGGACAAAGCCTTCTTCTCGGTTGAGCTCATTCCAGAGGCAGACTAG